In a genomic window of Pedobacter sp. KBS0701:
- a CDS encoding response regulator transcription factor, producing MLKIGIAEDDPKIAELLKLALEEKDYQVLTVANGIDALDLFLSENLNLLIIDVMMPGLNGIQLCKHLRENMVQTPILMLTAMGTIDDKVTGLEAGADDYLVKPFHLKELLARVAALLRRQPPIETKTDHKLYFEDLVLNTDSKEVSRGGKTIELSAKEFILLELFMRNPNRLLSRQFIAEQAWDISFETGTNVIDVYINFLRKKIEKDFERKLIHTKINMGYIMK from the coding sequence ATGCTAAAGATTGGAATAGCTGAAGACGACCCTAAAATTGCCGAATTGTTAAAGTTGGCACTCGAAGAAAAAGATTATCAGGTACTTACCGTTGCCAATGGAATTGATGCACTGGATCTTTTCCTGAGCGAAAACCTTAATCTCCTGATTATTGATGTAATGATGCCCGGCCTCAATGGTATCCAGCTTTGTAAACACCTTAGGGAAAATATGGTGCAAACACCAATTCTCATGCTTACTGCCATGGGTACCATTGATGATAAAGTTACCGGTTTAGAAGCCGGTGCTGATGATTATCTCGTAAAACCTTTTCACCTGAAAGAACTTTTGGCCAGAGTGGCAGCACTTTTGCGCAGGCAGCCGCCTATTGAAACCAAAACAGACCATAAACTATATTTCGAAGACCTTGTACTTAATACCGATAGCAAAGAAGTAAGCCGCGGCGGTAAAACAATTGAATTAAGCGCCAAAGAATTTATCCTGCTCGAACTTTTTATGCGCAACCCAAACCGTTTACTTTCAAGGCAATTTATAGCAGAGCAAGCTTGGGACATCAGCTTCGAAACCGGAACCAATGTAATTGATGTATATATCAATTTCCTGAGAAAAAAGATCGAAAAGGATTTCGAACGGAAACTTATCCATACCAAGATCAATATGGGCTATATCATGAAATAA
- a CDS encoding SDR family NAD(P)-dependent oxidoreductase — MEHQKENQDSAAAPTNKVWFITGSSRGFGRVWATAALERGDKVAATARNLSGIADLQERYKENVLTLELDVTNYDQVEKAVQQAHKHFGRLDIVLNNAGYSLVGTVEEATIDQVKAMYDTNVFGAVAVIQAALPVLRKQGYGHILGTSSNLGHVVLPVIGYYCSSKWAFEAIYESLAAEIKAFGIKVTIIEPGAYATEFGSQESLKFAEGLEVYTDFKAKFFEGLQQLERGNPVATPEAIFKIVDAENPPLRFFLGSHNLPWVRTAYAERLSTWEEWEAVSNAAQG; from the coding sequence ATGGAACATCAAAAAGAAAATCAGGATAGTGCTGCCGCTCCAACTAATAAAGTTTGGTTTATTACAGGTTCATCCCGTGGCTTTGGACGTGTATGGGCAACAGCTGCACTAGAACGTGGCGATAAAGTGGCTGCAACAGCAAGAAACCTTTCTGGTATAGCCGATCTTCAGGAAAGGTACAAAGAAAATGTATTGACATTAGAACTGGATGTAACCAATTATGACCAGGTAGAAAAAGCTGTTCAACAGGCGCATAAACATTTTGGAAGATTGGATATTGTTTTGAACAATGCCGGGTATTCGCTTGTGGGTACTGTTGAAGAGGCTACCATTGATCAGGTTAAGGCCATGTACGATACGAACGTTTTCGGGGCCGTGGCCGTTATCCAGGCTGCTTTGCCCGTTTTACGCAAGCAGGGTTACGGGCATATTTTAGGTACTTCGAGCAACCTTGGCCATGTGGTGCTGCCTGTTATCGGTTACTATTGCTCGTCGAAATGGGCCTTCGAAGCCATTTACGAAAGCCTGGCAGCAGAGATTAAAGCTTTTGGCATTAAAGTAACCATCATAGAACCAGGCGCTTATGCCACAGAATTTGGAAGTCAGGAATCGTTAAAATTTGCAGAAGGCTTGGAGGTATATACCGACTTTAAAGCAAAGTTTTTTGAAGGCTTACAGCAATTGGAAAGGGGAAACCCCGTTGCAACACCGGAAGCTATTTTTAAAATTGTTGATGCTGAAAATCCACCGCTCCGCTTCTTCTTAGGCAGTCATAACCTACCATGGGTACGCACTGCTTATGCGGAGCGCTTATCAACCTGGGAAGAATGGGAAGCCGTATCAAATGCTGCACAAGGTTAA
- a CDS encoding efflux RND transporter periplasmic adaptor subunit has product MQNLYKNTVLIIAISLFFACNEHKTAVPSNKFAITDSLINRLLIDTVQQANSKTELIFSAKIAANEERRSELFPMVSGTVNRVGVRLGDQVSSGQILATLTSSEMAGFDKEVIAANAELKNAERSVKQAEQLFESGLSSAKELEEAKNDYQIKKAEAKRASSVLKLNGGSSTGLYAIKSPISGFVIEKNVTQNMQLRGDNDKSLFTIADLSNVWAMINIYESDISRVKAGDEVSLSTLSYPDKVFKGKIEKLYNQVDQDSKVMNARVVIPNPRFLLKPGMLGTVKVSANSAIDLPVLNSRAVIFDENKNYVLVLNQDHKVRIQEIKIGRKTADKTYISKGVQAGDYIIASKQVFLFESLKTQ; this is encoded by the coding sequence ATGCAAAATCTCTATAAAAACACTGTACTCATTATCGCAATCAGTTTATTCTTTGCCTGTAACGAGCATAAAACAGCCGTTCCAAGCAATAAATTCGCCATCACCGATTCCCTGATCAATCGCTTGCTGATTGATACGGTGCAGCAGGCCAATAGTAAAACCGAGTTAATATTTTCGGCTAAAATTGCCGCAAATGAGGAGCGTAGATCAGAACTTTTCCCTATGGTAAGTGGAACGGTAAACCGCGTTGGCGTACGCTTAGGCGATCAGGTTTCGAGCGGGCAAATACTGGCAACCCTCACCAGTTCAGAAATGGCAGGCTTTGACAAGGAAGTGATTGCCGCCAACGCAGAACTTAAAAATGCAGAACGATCAGTAAAACAGGCCGAACAGCTTTTCGAGAGTGGTTTATCATCTGCAAAAGAACTGGAAGAAGCAAAAAATGACTATCAGATCAAAAAAGCAGAAGCAAAAAGAGCCAGTTCGGTATTAAAACTTAATGGAGGCAGCAGTACGGGATTATATGCAATCAAATCTCCGATCAGTGGTTTTGTGATCGAAAAAAATGTCACCCAGAATATGCAGTTAAGAGGCGATAACGACAAAAGCCTTTTCACCATTGCCGATCTCTCTAACGTTTGGGCCATGATCAATATTTACGAATCGGATATTTCGCGTGTTAAAGCTGGCGATGAAGTCAGTTTATCTACCTTATCCTATCCTGATAAAGTTTTTAAAGGAAAAATAGAGAAATTATATAATCAGGTAGATCAGGATAGCAAAGTAATGAATGCGAGGGTCGTGATCCCAAATCCTCGATTTTTATTAAAACCAGGTATGCTCGGAACGGTTAAAGTTTCGGCAAATTCGGCGATCGATCTCCCGGTATTAAACTCAAGGGCAGTAATTTTCGATGAAAATAAAAATTATGTACTCGTTCTGAACCAAGACCATAAAGTGAGGATCCAGGAGATCAAAATCGGGCGCAAAACGGCAGATAAAACTTACATCAGCAAAGGCGTACAGGCCGGCGACTACATTATTGCCTCTAAACAGGTTTTCTTGTTCGAAAGCCTGAAAACACAATAA
- a CDS encoding efflux RND transporter permease subunit codes for MNKFIKSIIGFALKNKYFIFFATFILILAGYLSFRHTTIDAFPDVTNTNITIITQWPGRSAEEVEKFVSRPLEIAMNPTEKRTSIRSSSLFGLSIVKVSFEDDVDYAEARVQVNNHLDEADLPEGIQPEVQPPYGPTGEIFRYTLTSDKKSVRELKTLQDWVIQRELLSVSGIADVVSFGGEVKTYQITVDPQKAIQYGVSATELFEAVSKSNINVGGDVIVQSGQAYVVRGIGVLNNIDEIRNVVVDNINGTPVYVKTIADVAESALPRLGQVGRDKDPDVVEGIIVMRKGGNPSEVIARLKDKINTINSTILPDDVKIKPFYDREDLVNYSVHTVMGNMLEGILFVTLIVFLFMADWRTTLIVSIIIPLALLFAFICLKLKGMPANLLSMGAIDFGIIIDGAVVMVEGIFVVLDAKAKKLGMEKFNKMSKLGFIKKACLENGKGILFAKLIIITGLLPIFTFKKVEGKMFSPLAWTLSFALLGALILTFTLVPAMASVLLKKEVKEKHNIFLEWITKATLKFYDVCFKKKKLVFSTSIIVLLLGAFSFKFLGTEFLPSLDEGSIYVRATGPLSISLDETKKLSNEMRKIFLSFEEVKQVMSQTGRPNDGTDATGFYNMEFHVDIYPRKEWKRKQTKEQLIERMQEKLKSFPGISLNFSQPISDNVEEAVSGVKGSIVVKLFGENFEYIEQEEEKIENILKTVNGIEDLGILRNLGQPELQINLDQKKMALYGVSTADANAVIEMAIGGKAATQIYEGERKFDLIIRYPEDFRNDESSISKLRVPTLSGSNVQLGEISGIRKITGPSMIYRDKHKRYGAIKFSIRGRDMGSVIAEAQQKVNEKIKLPQGYQLEWAGDFENQQRAIARLSQAVPVSLLLIFFILFVLFGNFRDALLVLNNVPFAMIGGILALLAAGVNFNISAGIGFIALFGICVQNGVILITRFKTNITELKHHASWTFTDAMRDGIASRFRPVLMTALMAAIGLMPAALSTGIGSEASKPLAIVVIGGLITNTLFNLFVYPIVFYWSYRRKVHKMMGDVKM; via the coding sequence ATGAATAAATTCATAAAAAGCATTATCGGCTTTGCACTGAAGAATAAATATTTCATCTTTTTTGCCACTTTTATCTTAATCCTGGCTGGTTATTTAAGCTTCAGGCATACCACTATCGATGCCTTCCCCGATGTAACCAATACCAATATCACCATCATTACCCAATGGCCCGGCCGAAGCGCTGAAGAAGTGGAAAAGTTTGTGAGCAGGCCACTGGAAATTGCCATGAACCCTACCGAAAAAAGGACAAGCATCCGTTCTTCTTCCCTATTCGGCTTATCCATTGTAAAAGTAAGTTTCGAAGATGATGTAGATTATGCGGAGGCACGTGTACAGGTAAACAATCATCTTGACGAGGCCGACTTGCCTGAAGGCATCCAGCCAGAGGTACAGCCACCTTACGGACCAACGGGAGAAATTTTTCGTTATACTTTAACCAGCGATAAAAAATCCGTCCGTGAGTTAAAAACCCTGCAGGATTGGGTCATCCAGCGCGAGCTTTTATCCGTTTCAGGCATTGCCGATGTGGTAAGTTTTGGTGGAGAAGTGAAAACCTATCAAATCACGGTGGATCCGCAAAAGGCCATCCAGTATGGTGTTAGTGCAACCGAACTTTTTGAGGCGGTATCAAAAAGCAACATCAACGTAGGTGGCGATGTCATTGTGCAGAGCGGTCAGGCTTATGTGGTGCGTGGTATTGGTGTACTGAACAACATCGATGAAATCAGGAATGTAGTGGTTGATAATATCAATGGCACGCCCGTTTATGTTAAAACCATTGCGGATGTGGCTGAATCGGCCTTGCCACGCTTAGGTCAGGTTGGCCGCGACAAGGATCCGGATGTCGTAGAAGGCATTATCGTGATGAGAAAAGGCGGTAATCCCAGCGAGGTAATTGCGAGATTGAAAGATAAGATCAATACCATAAACAGCACTATTTTGCCTGATGATGTAAAAATCAAACCCTTTTATGATCGCGAAGACCTCGTGAATTACTCCGTACATACCGTAATGGGTAATATGCTCGAGGGAATTTTGTTTGTAACCCTGATCGTTTTCCTCTTTATGGCCGATTGGCGCACTACTTTAATCGTTTCGATCATTATACCGTTAGCCTTACTTTTTGCTTTTATCTGTCTCAAATTAAAGGGTATGCCGGCCAATCTGCTATCCATGGGAGCAATCGACTTTGGGATCATTATAGACGGTGCTGTGGTCATGGTTGAAGGGATTTTCGTCGTATTAGATGCAAAAGCCAAAAAACTGGGCATGGAAAAGTTTAACAAAATGAGCAAACTCGGTTTTATTAAAAAGGCCTGCCTCGAAAACGGAAAAGGCATTTTATTTGCCAAACTGATCATTATTACCGGCCTGCTCCCCATTTTCACCTTTAAGAAAGTGGAAGGTAAAATGTTTTCTCCCCTGGCCTGGACTTTAAGTTTTGCCTTATTGGGTGCTTTGATCTTAACCTTTACGCTCGTACCCGCCATGGCCAGCGTACTCTTAAAAAAAGAGGTTAAAGAAAAACACAACATTTTTTTAGAATGGATTACCAAAGCAACACTTAAATTTTATGATGTATGTTTCAAAAAAAAGAAACTTGTTTTTAGTACTTCCATTATTGTACTCCTGTTGGGCGCTTTCAGCTTTAAATTTTTGGGTACCGAGTTCCTGCCCAGTTTAGATGAAGGCTCTATTTATGTGCGTGCTACCGGCCCTCTAAGTATTTCTTTAGATGAGACCAAAAAACTTTCGAACGAGATGAGGAAGATCTTTTTAAGTTTCGAAGAAGTTAAACAGGTGATGTCGCAAACCGGCAGGCCAAATGACGGAACGGATGCTACAGGCTTTTACAACATGGAGTTTCATGTGGACATTTACCCGCGGAAAGAATGGAAACGAAAACAGACCAAAGAACAGCTGATCGAGCGCATGCAGGAAAAATTAAAGAGTTTTCCCGGCATCAGTCTTAATTTTTCGCAACCCATTTCAGATAATGTGGAAGAAGCCGTTTCAGGTGTAAAAGGTTCGATCGTTGTAAAACTATTTGGCGAAAACTTTGAATACATTGAACAGGAGGAAGAAAAAATAGAAAATATTTTAAAAACGGTTAATGGCATTGAAGATCTGGGGATTTTACGAAATCTTGGACAGCCAGAACTGCAAATTAACCTCGACCAGAAAAAAATGGCGCTTTATGGGGTAAGCACTGCAGATGCCAATGCGGTAATCGAAATGGCCATTGGTGGAAAGGCCGCTACGCAGATTTATGAAGGAGAGCGGAAATTCGATCTCATTATCCGTTATCCCGAAGATTTCAGGAACGATGAAAGCTCCATCAGTAAATTACGCGTGCCTACCTTATCAGGTTCAAATGTACAATTGGGCGAAATATCGGGCATCCGAAAAATTACCGGGCCAAGTATGATTTACCGCGATAAACACAAACGTTACGGGGCTATCAAATTCTCGATCCGCGGCAGAGATATGGGCAGCGTAATTGCAGAAGCACAACAAAAGGTAAATGAAAAAATCAAATTGCCACAGGGTTATCAGCTCGAGTGGGCCGGTGATTTCGAAAACCAGCAAAGGGCCATCGCTAGGTTATCGCAGGCTGTTCCGGTAAGTTTATTGCTGATATTTTTTATCCTCTTTGTGCTTTTCGGTAATTTTAGGGATGCATTATTGGTACTCAACAATGTTCCTTTCGCCATGATCGGTGGCATTTTGGCCCTGCTGGCCGCAGGTGTAAACTTTAATATTTCTGCAGGAATAGGGTTTATCGCATTATTCGGTATCTGTGTGCAGAACGGTGTGATTCTGATTACCCGTTTCAAAACCAACATTACCGAATTAAAACACCACGCCAGCTGGACCTTTACGGATGCTATGCGTGATGGGATTGCCAGCAGGTTCAGGCCTGTACTAATGACCGCCTTAATGGCCGCCATCGGTTTAATGCCCGCAGCACTTTCTACCGGAATCGGTTCGGAAGCATCCAAACCATTGGCCATTGTGGTTATTGGTGGGTTAATTACGAATACCTTATTTAACCTTTTTGTGTATCCGATCGTATTTTATTGGTCGTACAGGAGAAAAGTACATAAAATGATGGGAGATGTTAAAATGTAA
- a CDS encoding HAMP domain-containing sensor histidine kinase: MKIKDRIALYFTLISTSMLFVVLCTIYFTFMKFLEADFFERLTDRTMVTAKLYLEADEISRDALNTVRHKYLQKLNSEVIRVYDKKNKATFIGDTAQYWTPATIDQVRQKGRLKYTDGQRQVVGIYYKDNQGDFVILASANDQGSHNRLDRLLKIMIFIFILISLIVLLLSRWIAQKMLKPLQKFMLEVKQTSSQNMEFRVEENHNKDEINLIAQSFNHLMEELEQAFILQKTFIANASHELRTPVTRIMMTAELALSKERDLAAYQKVIASMLEDAEKMERIITGLVALAKMDLDLINSQLVPIRLNDLLFKIQNEWKSQKNLDVKIIYQAPIETQPEILANAILLQIALDNIISNAFKFSNNQEVNILIETGENDFLIHITDSGSGISTDEQENIFKPFYTRAKEQGHYGEGMGLYMAQKIIDLLKGEITINNPEPGGCTFTVRLAKL, from the coding sequence ATGAAAATAAAGGACCGCATAGCACTGTATTTCACGCTGATCAGCACTTCAATGCTCTTCGTGGTGCTCTGTACCATATATTTTACTTTTATGAAATTTTTAGAGGCCGATTTCTTCGAACGCCTAACCGACCGTACTATGGTTACTGCTAAACTGTACCTCGAAGCTGATGAAATCAGTCGGGATGCGTTAAACACTGTACGCCATAAATACCTTCAAAAGTTAAATAGCGAAGTAATTCGCGTTTACGATAAAAAGAACAAGGCCACTTTCATCGGCGATACCGCACAATACTGGACCCCAGCCACTATCGACCAGGTACGCCAGAAAGGCCGCTTAAAATATACCGATGGTCAGCGGCAGGTTGTAGGTATTTATTATAAAGATAATCAGGGCGATTTTGTAATCCTTGCTTCGGCCAATGACCAGGGCTCACACAACAGACTCGACAGATTGTTGAAGATCATGATTTTTATCTTCATCCTTATTTCGCTTATCGTATTGCTGTTAAGCAGGTGGATTGCTCAGAAAATGCTGAAGCCTCTGCAAAAATTCATGCTCGAAGTAAAACAGACCAGCTCGCAAAACATGGAGTTCAGGGTAGAGGAAAATCACAATAAAGATGAAATTAACCTTATTGCCCAAAGTTTTAACCACTTGATGGAAGAGCTTGAGCAAGCTTTTATTTTGCAAAAAACCTTTATAGCCAATGCCTCGCACGAACTTCGGACACCCGTAACTCGTATCATGATGACCGCCGAACTCGCCCTATCTAAAGAAAGGGACCTGGCGGCTTATCAAAAAGTGATTGCTTCGATGCTCGAGGATGCCGAAAAAATGGAACGTATCATTACCGGATTAGTGGCCCTGGCAAAAATGGACCTCGACCTGATCAATTCGCAGCTTGTTCCAATCAGACTGAATGATTTACTTTTCAAAATCCAAAACGAATGGAAATCGCAGAAAAACCTCGATGTCAAAATCATTTATCAAGCCCCAATTGAGACACAACCTGAAATATTAGCGAATGCCATTTTATTACAGATTGCCTTGGATAATATCATTTCAAATGCCTTTAAATTTTCCAATAATCAGGAGGTAAATATTCTTATAGAAACCGGTGAAAATGATTTCCTCATCCACATTACCGATAGTGGATCAGGTATTTCAACCGATGAACAAGAGAATATTTTTAAACCTTTTTACACCCGGGCAAAAGAACAGGGCCATTATGGCGAAGGCATGGGACTTTACATGGCCCAGAAAATCATTGATCTGCTTAAAGGCGAGATAACCATTAATAACCCAGAACCAGGCGGCTGCACTTTTACAGTGAGGTTGGCAAAACTTTAG
- a CDS encoding alkaline phosphatase family protein, with protein MSKNMHKTVVIDIVALSASVIGAHTPFIQKYIAENHLTTIEPLLPAVTTAVQSSYLTGKYPSENGIVGNGWYDHADAEIKFWKQSNKLVNAEKIWDQAKKEDPDFTCANMFWWYNMYSTADFSVTPRPNYLADGRKLPDCYSQPAELRDHLQAKLGQFPLFQFWGPGANIKSTRWIADAAMETEKLHNPTLTLIYLPHLDYCLQKFGPDLNKISNELQEIDQVVSELVRFYEERGARIILLSEYGIAPVNHPIHLNRLFRENGLIQIREERGLELLDPGASKAFVVADHQVAHVYINDKSVTEQVKALLKNAAGIELVLDKEEQKKHHINHERSGDLVLVAKENSWFTYYFWLDDAKAPDYARVVDIHKKPGYDPVEMFMTSKLRAGYKLLRKKAGFRYVMDVIPLDATLVKGSHGGINGAEKFKPVLVTSKAIDKTLKAPDVYQVIWDSLTV; from the coding sequence ATGAGTAAGAATATGCACAAAACCGTCGTTATCGATATCGTAGCATTATCTGCTTCTGTAATTGGAGCACATACGCCTTTTATTCAGAAATATATAGCTGAGAACCATTTAACAACTATAGAGCCATTATTGCCTGCAGTTACGACGGCAGTGCAATCGAGTTATCTGACGGGTAAATATCCTTCAGAAAATGGCATTGTGGGTAATGGCTGGTATGATCATGCGGATGCTGAAATTAAATTCTGGAAACAGTCTAACAAACTGGTAAACGCTGAAAAAATATGGGATCAGGCTAAAAAAGAAGATCCTGATTTTACCTGTGCCAATATGTTCTGGTGGTACAATATGTATTCAACGGCCGATTTTTCAGTAACGCCGCGCCCAAATTATCTTGCCGATGGCCGTAAATTACCCGATTGTTATTCGCAACCTGCCGAGTTGCGCGACCATTTACAGGCTAAACTGGGGCAGTTTCCTTTGTTTCAGTTCTGGGGGCCGGGAGCCAACATTAAATCAACCAGGTGGATTGCCGATGCAGCAATGGAAACCGAAAAACTCCATAATCCTACACTTACACTGATTTATCTTCCCCATCTGGATTATTGTTTGCAAAAATTCGGACCTGATCTGAACAAAATCAGCAACGAATTGCAGGAAATTGATCAGGTGGTATCAGAGTTGGTGCGTTTTTATGAAGAAAGGGGCGCACGCATCATTTTGCTTTCTGAATATGGTATAGCACCCGTAAATCACCCGATCCACTTAAACCGCTTATTCAGGGAAAATGGATTGATCCAGATCCGCGAAGAACGGGGTTTGGAACTGTTAGACCCGGGGGCTTCGAAAGCTTTTGTAGTGGCCGATCATCAGGTAGCACATGTTTATATCAACGATAAAAGTGTAACCGAACAGGTAAAGGCTTTGTTGAAAAATGCAGCTGGTATTGAATTGGTTTTGGATAAAGAAGAACAGAAAAAACACCACATTAACCACGAACGTTCTGGCGATCTGGTATTGGTGGCTAAAGAAAACAGCTGGTTTACCTATTATTTCTGGTTGGATGATGCTAAAGCACCCGATTATGCAAGGGTTGTTGATATCCACAAAAAACCGGGTTATGACCCTGTAGAAATGTTTATGACCTCTAAATTAAGAGCAGGATACAAACTCTTAAGAAAAAAAGCCGGCTTCCGTTATGTGATGGATGTAATTCCACTCGATGCTACTTTGGTAAAAGGATCGCATGGCGGTATTAATGGAGCTGAAAAGTTTAAACCTGTTCTGGTTACTTCAAAAGCGATTGATAAAACCTTAAAAGCACCGGATGTTTATCAGGTGATTTGGGATAGTTTAACGGTTTAA
- a CDS encoding AraC family transcriptional regulator encodes MKKVDNSPYKFSSLTEAHRMLGLTQPKHPLISLINNEDHPVEMNGQPNSHILNFYKISYKPKLGGRLKYGQSYYDFDEGGLLFAAPNQIIGHEEDLSSSVCSLYTLLIHPDFLLSYPIAKKIKSYGFFSYSANETLHLSVKEKNTIITIFKSIEEELNSRIDDFSQDVIITQIELLLNYSNRFYKRQFITRKVLNSDLLQKLEELLEDYFKDKLPMFKGLPTVQYLSDHLNVSPSYLSDLLRSLTGQNAQQHIHQKLIEKAKEKLSGTRLSVSEVAYELGFEHPQSFNKLFKAKTQVSPLAFRKLFN; translated from the coding sequence ATGAAAAAGGTAGACAATAGCCCTTACAAATTCAGTTCGTTAACAGAAGCACACCGGATGTTGGGCCTGACACAGCCTAAACACCCTCTGATCAGCTTGATCAACAATGAAGATCATCCGGTTGAAATGAACGGACAGCCCAATTCGCATATCCTGAATTTTTATAAAATCTCGTACAAACCTAAATTGGGTGGCAGGCTAAAATATGGTCAAAGTTATTACGATTTTGATGAGGGTGGTCTGTTATTTGCTGCGCCGAACCAGATTATTGGTCATGAGGAGGATTTAAGCTCAAGTGTCTGTTCACTATACACTTTGTTAATTCATCCCGATTTTCTTTTGTCATACCCCATCGCCAAAAAAATCAAAAGTTATGGTTTCTTTTCGTATTCAGCCAATGAGACCCTGCACTTATCAGTAAAGGAAAAAAATACCATCATTACCATTTTTAAAAGTATTGAAGAAGAACTGAACAGCAGGATCGACGATTTTAGTCAGGATGTAATTATTACGCAGATTGAACTGTTGCTAAATTACAGCAACCGCTTTTACAAACGCCAGTTTATTACACGTAAAGTATTAAACAGCGACCTGTTGCAAAAGCTGGAAGAATTGTTGGAAGACTATTTTAAGGATAAACTGCCCATGTTTAAAGGTTTGCCAACAGTTCAATACCTTTCCGACCACTTAAATGTTTCGCCAAGTTATTTAAGCGATCTGCTCCGCTCACTCACCGGACAGAATGCACAGCAGCACATCCACCAGAAACTGATCGAAAAAGCAAAAGAAAAATTATCTGGCACCAGGCTGTCGGTAAGTGAAGTCGCTTACGAACTCGGCTTTGAACATCCGCAATCTTTTAATAAATTATTCAAGGCCAAAACACAGGTTTCGCCACTGGCATTTAGAAAATTATTCAACTAA
- a CDS encoding TolC family protein: protein MIRIGTLLIFFLVLTARATFAQSDMLSLNLSQAESLFLKNNFDLLASNYDVDKAKAEIITAKLFENPTLEYENLFYNHETKKFLQTSYAHGQYAGSISQLFKLAGKRNKNIKLAQTGVKRAEYEYFDLMRTLKFELVNTFYKTYFSAQSVKVYQEQISSTDQLLKAYDLQLKMGNVAAKDMIRIKSLLINLKAEQAGLLNELEDNYKDLKLLCGLNAATSIDLVLDQTDLKSPSLDKIPYHSLLDSARANRADLKLAKTDLLYNERNLKLQKAMAIPDIEVGLSYDLKGNYPEKYTGLGIKIPIPLFSRNQGEIKKAQIGLAAADVTIRKQETLLENEVFNTYKTALRNEKLYSEIDPAFTNDFNTLISALIKNFKARNISLIEFLDLYDAYKENTLQLNKLQFERMSTRAELNYVTGSNIF, encoded by the coding sequence ATGATAAGAATAGGTACGCTGCTCATTTTCTTTTTGGTTTTAACGGCCAGGGCAACTTTCGCACAAAGCGATATGTTAAGCTTAAACCTGAGCCAGGCCGAAAGCCTCTTTTTAAAAAACAATTTCGACCTCCTGGCCAGTAATTACGATGTTGACAAGGCAAAAGCAGAAATCATCACGGCCAAACTGTTCGAGAACCCCACACTTGAATATGAAAATCTTTTTTACAACCACGAAACCAAGAAGTTCCTGCAAACTTCTTATGCTCACGGACAATATGCCGGATCAATTTCGCAGTTATTTAAACTGGCAGGCAAGCGTAATAAAAATATCAAACTGGCCCAAACCGGGGTTAAGCGAGCCGAATATGAATATTTCGATCTGATGCGAACATTAAAATTCGAACTGGTCAACACTTTTTATAAAACCTATTTCTCCGCACAATCGGTTAAAGTGTATCAGGAACAAATCAGCTCTACCGATCAGTTGTTGAAAGCTTACGATCTCCAGTTAAAAATGGGCAATGTTGCCGCAAAGGATATGATCAGGATTAAATCACTCTTAATCAACCTCAAAGCTGAACAAGCTGGCTTATTGAACGAATTAGAAGACAATTATAAAGATTTAAAATTGCTCTGCGGACTTAACGCAGCGACTTCTATAGATTTAGTTTTGGATCAAACAGATCTCAAATCCCCTTCACTGGATAAGATTCCTTATCATTCATTGCTTGATTCAGCCAGGGCCAATCGCGCCGACCTTAAACTAGCCAAAACCGACCTGCTTTACAACGAACGCAATTTAAAACTTCAAAAAGCAATGGCCATCCCTGATATAGAAGTTGGCCTTAGCTACGACTTAAAAGGGAATTATCCCGAAAAATATACCGGTTTAGGCATCAAAATCCCCATTCCGCTTTTCTCCAGAAACCAGGGTGAAATTAAAAAAGCACAGATCGGGTTAGCTGCAGCAGATGTAACTATTAGAAAACAGGAAACCCTGCTTGAAAATGAAGTATTTAATACTTACAAAACTGCTTTGCGTAACGAAAAATTGTATTCAGAAATCGATCCTGCATTCACAAACGATTTTAATACGCTCATTTCTGCCCTCATCAAAAACTTCAAGGCAAGAAATATTAGTCTGATTGAATTTTTGGATCTCTATGATGCCTATAAGGAAAATACGCTTCAACTCAATAAGCTCCAGTTCGAAAGAATGAGCACACGGGCTGAACTCAATTATGTAACTGGTTCTAATATTTTTTAA